Proteins encoded in a region of the Tachyglossus aculeatus isolate mTacAcu1 chromosome 11, mTacAcu1.pri, whole genome shotgun sequence genome:
- the RNF26 gene encoding E3 ubiquitin-protein ligase RNF26 — protein MDVVFLVVNGVGLALDVLSFLLDLNFFLVSWLLTAAVWLVAFVYNLPGSLLAVLLLCGRGMLLSLAALGEALGRPALGALQAAGALVRGCCGSGLEGLKVVGHLASHVGLRGREVVCRGLWGVLSSGQALLRQACDVCTIATSLAAYVVNSLVNVCLIGTQNLFSLALALWDSVVGPLWRVTDLLAAFLSHASSSAVATAILLWTPCQLVLELLSSAARLLAAFVLVNLSDLAVLACVLALTLAVLHPGLALGLAMRAAALVRALPPCPRLWGDVARLRRLLLGSEAWHRVRSRGLQLAHWPGGDGARREAPGAPPGGPRRGPPAEPAPGPPPGVPPPEEGGRGRLNEEEHDPWKLLKEQEERKKCVICQDRTKTVLLLPCRHLCLCQACTEILLGQPVYQRNCPLCRQGILQTLNVYL, from the coding sequence ATGGACGTGGTGTTCCTGGTGGTGAACGGCGTGGGCCTGGCCCTGGACGTGCTGAGCTTCCTGCTGGACCTCAACTTCTTCCTGGTGTCGTGGCTGCTGACCGCCGCGGTCTGGCTGGTCGCCTTCGTCTACAACCTGCCGGGGTCTCTGCTGGCCGTGCTGCTGCTGTGCGGCCGTGGGATGCTGCTCTCCTTGGCCGCCCTGGGCGAGGCCCTGGGCCGCCCGGCCCTGGGGGCCCTGCAGGCTGCGGGGGCCCTGGTGCGGGGCTGCTGCGGCTCGGGGCTGGAGGGGCTGAAGGTGGTGGGGCACCTGGCGTCGCACGTGGGCCTGCGCGGGCGGGAGGTGGTCTGCCGGGGGCTCTGGGGCGTGCTCAGCTCGGGCCAGGCCCTGCTGCGCCAGGCCTGCGACGTCTGCACCATCGCCACGAGCCTGGCCGCCTACGTGGTCAACAGCCTGGTCAACGTGTGCCTCATCGGCACCCAGAACCTGTTCTCGCTGGCCCTGGCCCTCTGGGACTCCGTCGTGGGGCCCCTGTGGAGGGTCACGGACCTCCTGGCGGCCTTCCTCTCGCACGCGTCCAGCAGCGCCGTGGCCACGGCCATCCTGCTCTGGACCCCCTGCCAGCTGGTGCTGGAGCTGCTGTCCTCCGCGGCCCGCCTCCTCGCCGCCTTCGTCCTGGTCAACCTGTCGGACCTGGCCGTGCTGGCCTGCGTGTTGGCCCTGACCCTCGCCGTCCTGCACCCGGGCCTCGCCCTGGGCCTGGCGATGCGGGCGGCCGCCCTCGTCCGCGCCCTACCCCCTTGCCCCCGGCTGTGGGGGGATGtggcccggctccgccgcctgctcCTGGGCTCAGAGGCCTGGCACCGGGTCCGCAGCCGCGGCCTCCAGCTGGCCCACTGGCCCGGCGGGGACGGGGCCCGGCGGGAGGCCCCGGGGGCCCCGCCGGGAGGCCCCAGGAGGGGACCCCCCGCCgagccggcccccggccccccgcccggggTCCCGCCGCCGGAggaagggggccgggggcgcTTGAACGAAGAGGAGCACGACCCCTGGAAGCTgctgaaggagcaggaggagcgcaAGAAGTGCGTCATCTGCCAGGACCGCACCAAGacggtgctgctgctgccctgccgCCACCTCTGCCTGTGCCAGGCCTGCACCGAGATCCTGCTGGGCCAGCCCGTCTACCAGCGCAACTGCCCCCTGTGCCGCCAGGGCATCCTGCAGACTCTCAACGTCTACCTCTGA